GAGATTTAGAAGAATatcagtaaccaaacagtttctggtctcattgacttccatggtaggaaaaaatatatactatggaagtcaatgagaccagaaactgtttggttactgatattcttctaaatatctttctttctgttcagcagaagaaagaaattcattcaggtttgaaacaacatgggggtgagtatatgatgacagaattttcatttcaaagTGGAGTATTTCTTTAATGCACATGCGTTGAACTACGCTACGCCAAATGTTGGTGCCCACAGTATGCCATTGCTCATGTGCATTTTGAATGACTCGTAATTGTAATGGATGGGCAATTTTAACACAATGTTGCAAGTGTTTGCCTCTGGAAATATTTTCTCTGGTGCGTCATGAAGAAATTCGATTTTGGGCTGCTGCAGAAAGCCATGGGGTGGAATGGCTGAAGACCCTGAAGTAAACTCCAGCACATTCTCCAACGTCAATGGTGTACATTCTTCATCTGTAACACATGTAGAAATTCAGTCTAACAGCTGTACTGTTTGTGCCATTCCAAACAAGCTGACAGTGTATTGGTGGTGGGTATTTCATCTTTtcagtaaataattgtatatatacacaaataactAAATTATGTAATCATTCTCCATGCAACTCGTTGAAAATGTGATTCGTTCAGCAGAGAAACCATGGTACTGTGcaatgttttgagaaatgcaatgGTTCAGTATTGACAGCACAAATGCAAAATTTGCAATAATGTCTGAAATCTAATTTAGTGTTAATGCTGTTAAGACAAGCAATGACATCTCTAACTGCTCTCTTCCTTTGGTACCGAGATAGAGATAAGATCTATCAATATTTGTGTGAAATGTCACTTACATTAACCTGTTGGATGAACCactttataaaagcaatatcacacttttaatcatatataaatatatagtgaaTACAGAAGCTGTGTATAAAACTTTATAGgacaaaatatgtataaaaaaaaaaaaaaaaatttttgctaATACCTTCAACATCAATGATCCAGTCTCTCCAGAGGCACAAGGTCCTGGTCTCTAGTTCTCTCTTATAGGGGTCTTGATCTGACAGGTTTAATTCAAAAAGTGATGTCAGGTCTGAAGATCTCAGTGGTTTTTTGTCTTCAACAAATATGATGTGAAACAgatctgtgtgtgtctgcatttCTTGAAGTCCAAGGGTGTTAAAACCATCGACAAACCTGTAAAAAAACATGTAGTTTGTACAAAGAACAAGATATGAAAACAATTTCAACAAACAAGAAAGTGTTTGATACTACGTACTGTTGCAGTGCAACATTGCATCTCCCATTAACATAATACTCCACAGCTGACTGTACCAGCATGTCCCGCTGCTTAAGAGTACTAATAGATCTAAAAGCTCCAATTATGGACAGGCAAACTTCTGCCATGTCAATGGCAGCTTTGGCTTCTGGAAGAGTTTCGGCTTCTTTtatctgaaaaaacaaaaaccgtCATGTTGCagctaaaatacaaaaaacactATTAATGGGGTACTCTTCCAGCATAACTTCTAAATTTTGCTCACTGCAGTTTAAGAAAAATACTTACTTTGCAAAGCATTTCTTTAAAGGTCTCATCATCTACTTCATCCAAGGTTGCAGGATGGGTGGGTTTACCACAAACTTGGAGAAAGAGCTTTTCTGAAAAGAAATGTGGCCCCATTCCTCCATGAATTATACAAACTGATATCATTTGAGATATCTGCCTGTAGAGACCTTTGTGCAAAGCTGTAAAGAAAAttaccaaaatattttaattaactacAATGACTTAATGTtatgaaatcattttaaataagacCTTTAGTTCATATGCTTACCTTCACTGTCAAGCCGCAACCTCTTACTATTTTCAGGGCCCACAAATATGCTAGACTGTTGGACAGCCTTAAGGAGCAATCTGAGGTACTCTCTAGTTGGACCACCACCGTCCACAGCCCCCTCTGCCGCTTTTGTATCATCAACAAAAGTCACATCCAGTCTAGCTCCGAGGTTAAATCGTCGCCGACTAAAAGCCTGAACAGTGCTTCTCAGTATGTTGTGGGTATTGCCTTTATAATCCCTTACAACATTGATCTGATTACTAGTGGGACTATCATCATCTATCTTGGCTGAAAGGAGACTCAGTATTGTTTGAAGGTTGGTCCTGGAAAAGAATATTATTATGAATGCAAATGATGACATTGTATATCAAATGGGATacaatctagattaaagacccatctctttaacctggcatacacataacatactaatatgcttttattatccaaatccgttaaaggatttttaggctgcattaattaggtaaaccggaaccggaaacacttcccataacaacctatgtacttgctacatcattagaagaatggcatctacgctaatatttgtctgtttctctcttgttccgaggtcaccgtggccaccagatccagtctgtgtccagatcagagggtcactgcagtcacccggatccagtacgtatccagaccagatggtggatcagcacctagaaaggacctctacatccctgaaagacagcggagaccaggacaactagagccccagatacagatcccctgtaaagaccttgtctcagaggagcaccaggacaagaccacaggaaacagatgattcttctgaacaatctgactttgctgcagcctggaattgaactactggtttcgtctggtcagaggagaactggcccccccaactgagcctggtttctcccaaggtttttttctccattctgtcaccgatggagtttcggttccttgccgctgtcgcctctggcttgcttagttggggacacttcatctacagcgatatcgttgacttgattgcaaataaatgcacagacactatttaactgaacagagatgacataactgaatccaatgatgaactgcctttaactctcatttttgcattattgacactgttttcctaatgaatgttgttcagttgctttgacgcaatgtattttgtttaaagcgctatataaataaaggtgacatacaGGTATAGAGGGGACTATGGGTTAACTGGTactataacattttaattcatacttCTGGACAGTCTCTTCCTGCTCTGAACGAGGGGAGAACGATGCCAGATGTTCATTAGAGGTGCTAGGTTGAACCAATGGGCCCACAGTCCCAGAATTATAATCATCTTTATTATGGTTGTCATTGCCATCAGGTGCAAGAATGGTCTGCATAAACTGATGAATGACATAAAACAGTAAATGACAAGATTTGAaagatttgaaaaaagaaaaaagaaaaaatttgtaAATCTACCTCTGCGTCTTCGGAGGAAATCCACTGGACAAAAAGTGTGGTTGGCCCTctgatatttctttcaaaaatggtTCTACATAGGTCATTTCTAAGTGGTGGTGATAAGGCTTCCTGAATATGGAACCATTCTGTAGCGTCCTCCACCTCTCCAACGAAGTCAAACAGTGCCTAGACATTTGGACTATTTCAAATTTAAACACAGAAGACTTTGcacaccaaaaaaacaacaactataaaataaaataaaccttaccAACCTTAATtgattcacttaaaataaatttcctGGTCCTCATTAAGCCACTTGGATATTTTACTTTTAGTGGCACACCATGAGCAAGTTCAGGTAAACTTGCGATTCGCGCTCGTCTCTCATCTATAACCTAAAATAATGCAGGCAAGTTTCAAAGTCAAACTGTAATAGTaaacaaaacaagtcttttttttatctttttttttgtctcggTGTGCGGTGCCTTGTAGCACTGTCACAACACGTAATAAAATCAATTACCAGGACTTTTAATCACTCCCTTTCCCTCAATGCCTAAATGATCTTTTAATAACTATCCAAAGAGCTCAAAAACATGGAATAAGGAAAAACAGCAACAATGTTTTGCACATGTGCATGTCTGTCCAAGTTTAATCTATATTTTTTCTGACTAACCTATTAACTCTGAATTAAAGCCCTAGTATTATTTTCTCTATGATGATACTTTTGTAGAATTCTTCAGCTTGTAATTTGCTTTAAGTTATCTTCTAAGCATCTGCTACGCAAATACACAAGTCATTACAAGTAAATATATAATGTCTTAAAATGGCAGCAACATCCTGATTTCCTCAACTTAGACTTACCTTTCTGCGTCTATTCTCAGATTCTTCGCTATTCATCTTCTGCAGTTCCTGAAACAAATTACAAATTCATATTGTAATGCAGACAGAAAGATTACACAATGTCATCAGAGGATGTCTGTTATAAAGTTTACCCTACATACTTTGGCTTGATCTGCTATCAAAGACTGATTATATTCATCATCCTGCTCCTCACGCATCCTCCGCCATTCACTTAAAGATTCCTGGCAATATTTTGATATAGGAATTAAGAAATATTAAAGACACTTCTAAGAGCACCTACCATAAAACCTGTACCAAATAAATGTGGATGATCCACAAGACCACTCTCTTCTTCAGTTTGATGAACATTATATACAACAagtagcacattttttttttttttttagaaaaataagaaGCATTTTGAAATGCTAATATTGTGAACCTACAAACTGAAATTATGGCAGAAGAAAATGTTTGATTGTAGCACAAGCTCTTAATGCAAACTTGAAATTTACCATGTCCGTTTTTTCATCTGTTAAATCGATGAACAGTTGGTCAATATTTTCCTCAGTGGGTGACTGGTTGATGAGTGAATCACTGTCTGAAGTCTGTGCATTTAGTTGTTCGTTCTCTAATGTTGGTGGCAGGTGATTGGAACATTCAGTCCTTGGCcttcaaaaacatgaaattaaattttgtttcCCTAATGAGACACTGAATATTAAATCAAGATTATGACCAGTCAATGTTCTCCATACCTGCAGCTCTCAATGTGAACCTTAAGTTCATTGAAATTGAACTGTTTTTCACAGGTAAGACATCTCTCCATTGGCCCAAGCATGGGAGATTCACAGACAACCTTAAATTAAAAAGCAATCTTAGAATTTTAGATAactgtaaatgaaaataataaaacaaataaacttatTACATTTTAGGCAACACATGTTTTTATCGTAGTGTACTAAGCATAGAATTTAGCAAATAAGTAAtttactgtagtaaaaaaaaaaaaaaaaaaaaaccacttacAGAACTGGACAGTTCTATGTCTTTTTGCATTGGACGTACGTAGATGACAGCATGTCCCATATTTTCTTTTAGAGTCTTAATTGTGTACCCTGTGTTT
The sequence above is drawn from the Carassius carassius chromosome 31, fCarCar2.1, whole genome shotgun sequence genome and encodes:
- the LOC132112055 gene encoding uncharacterized protein LOC132112055 isoform X1, which encodes MADIANILRKLANDVDSGSNSHVPDRPTPGGHNAVDSDENNAEDFKNYILTTYPKLGDCGGFEILKTSGMTRSRNLVVLPCPNTGYTIKTLKENMGHAVIYVRPMQKDIELSSSVVCESPMLGPMERCLTCEKQFNFNELKVHIESCRPRTECSNHLPPTLENEQLNAQTSDSDSLINQSPTEENIDQLFIDLTDEKTDMESLSEWRRMREEQDDEYNQSLIADQAKELQKMNSEESENRRRKVIDERRARIASLPELAHGVPLKVKYPSGLMRTRKFILSESIKALFDFVGEVEDATEWFHIQEALSPPLRNDLCRTIFERNIRGPTTLFVQWISSEDAEFMQTILAPDGNDNHNKDDYNSGTVGPLVQPSTSNEHLASFSPRSEQEETVQKTNLQTILSLLSAKIDDDSPTSNQINVVRDYKGNTHNILRSTVQAFSRRRFNLGARLDVTFVDDTKAAEGAVDGGGPTREYLRLLLKAVQQSSIFVGPENSKRLRLDSEALHKGLYRQISQMISVCIIHGGMGPHFFSEKLFLQVCGKPTHPATLDEVDDETFKEMLCKIKEAETLPEAKAAIDMAEVCLSIIGAFRSISTLKQRDMLVQSAVEYYVNGRCNVALQQFVDGFNTLGLQEMQTHTDLFHIIFVEDKKPLRSSDLTSLFELNLSDQDPYKRELETRTLCLWRDWIIDVEDEECTPLTLENVLEFTSGSSAIPPHGFLQQPKIEFLHDAPEKIFPEANTCNIVLKLPIHYNYESFKMHMSNGILWAPTFGVA
- the LOC132112055 gene encoding uncharacterized protein LOC132112055 isoform X2 is translated as MADIANILRKLANDVDSGSNSHVPDRPTPGGHNAVDSDENNAEDFKNYILTTYPKLGDCGGFEILKTSGMTRSRNLVVLPCPNTGYTIKTLKENMGHAVIYVRPMQKDIELSSSVVCESPMLGPMERCLTCEKQFNFNELKVHIESCRPRTECSNHLPPTLENEQLNAQTSDSDSLINQSPTEENIDQLFIDLTDEKTDMELQKMNSEESENRRRKVIDERRARIASLPELAHGVPLKVKYPSGLMRTRKFILSESIKALFDFVGEVEDATEWFHIQEALSPPLRNDLCRTIFERNIRGPTTLFVQWISSEDAEFMQTILAPDGNDNHNKDDYNSGTVGPLVQPSTSNEHLASFSPRSEQEETVQKTNLQTILSLLSAKIDDDSPTSNQINVVRDYKGNTHNILRSTVQAFSRRRFNLGARLDVTFVDDTKAAEGAVDGGGPTREYLRLLLKAVQQSSIFVGPENSKRLRLDSEALHKGLYRQISQMISVCIIHGGMGPHFFSEKLFLQVCGKPTHPATLDEVDDETFKEMLCKIKEAETLPEAKAAIDMAEVCLSIIGAFRSISTLKQRDMLVQSAVEYYVNGRCNVALQQFVDGFNTLGLQEMQTHTDLFHIIFVEDKKPLRSSDLTSLFELNLSDQDPYKRELETRTLCLWRDWIIDVEDEECTPLTLENVLEFTSGSSAIPPHGFLQQPKIEFLHDAPEKIFPEANTCNIVLKLPIHYNYESFKMHMSNGILWAPTFGVA
- the LOC132112055 gene encoding G2/M phase-specific E3 ubiquitin-protein ligase-like isoform X3 — encoded protein: MTRSRNLVVLPCPNTGYTIKTLKENMGHAVIYVRPMQKDIELSSSVVCESPMLGPMERCLTCEKQFNFNELKVHIESCRPRTECSNHLPPTLENEQLNAQTSDSDSLINQSPTEENIDQLFIDLTDEKTDMESLSEWRRMREEQDDEYNQSLIADQAKELQKMNSEESENRRRKVIDERRARIASLPELAHGVPLKVKYPSGLMRTRKFILSESIKALFDFVGEVEDATEWFHIQEALSPPLRNDLCRTIFERNIRGPTTLFVQWISSEDAEFMQTILAPDGNDNHNKDDYNSGTVGPLVQPSTSNEHLASFSPRSEQEETVQKTNLQTILSLLSAKIDDDSPTSNQINVVRDYKGNTHNILRSTVQAFSRRRFNLGARLDVTFVDDTKAAEGAVDGGGPTREYLRLLLKAVQQSSIFVGPENSKRLRLDSEALHKGLYRQISQMISVCIIHGGMGPHFFSEKLFLQVCGKPTHPATLDEVDDETFKEMLCKIKEAETLPEAKAAIDMAEVCLSIIGAFRSISTLKQRDMLVQSAVEYYVNGRCNVALQQFVDGFNTLGLQEMQTHTDLFHIIFVEDKKPLRSSDLTSLFELNLSDQDPYKRELETRTLCLWRDWIIDVEDEECTPLTLENVLEFTSGSSAIPPHGFLQQPKIEFLHDAPEKIFPEANTCNIVLKLPIHYNYESFKMHMSNGILWAPTFGVA
- the LOC132112055 gene encoding uncharacterized protein LOC132112055 isoform X4; the protein is MADIANILRKLANDVDSGSNSHVPDRPTPGGHNAVDSDENNAEDFKNYILTTYPKLGDCGGFEILKTSGMTRSRNLVVLPCPNTGYTIKTLKENMGHAVIYVRPMQKDIELSSSVVCESPMLGPMERCLTCEKQFNFNELKVHIESCRPRTECSNHLPPTLENEQLNAQTSDSDSLINQSPTEENIDQLFIDLTDEKTDMESLSEWRRMREEQDDEYNQSLIADQAKELQKMNSEESENRRRKVIDERRARIASLPELAHGVPLKVKYPSGLMRTRKFILSESIKALFDFVGEVEDATEWFHIQEALSPPLRNDLCRTIFERNIRGPTTLFVQWISSEDAEFMQTILAPDGNDNHNKDDYNSGTVGPLVQPSTSNEHLASFSPRSEQEETVQKTNLQTILSLLSAKIDDDSPTSNQINVVRDYKGNTHNILRSTVQAFSRRRFNLGARLDVTFVDDTKAAEGAVDGGGPTREYLRLLLKAVQQSSIFVGPENSKRLRLDSEALHKGLYRQISQMISVCIIHGGMGPHFFSEKLFLQVCGKPTHPATLDEVDDETFKEMLCKIKEAETLPEAKAAIDMAEVCLSIIGAFRSISTLKQRDMLVCRWF